From the genome of Phytohabitans rumicis, one region includes:
- a CDS encoding winged helix DNA-binding domain-containing protein gives MKVSWGQVFAWRMRRQYLDPRTTRTAAEIVSRLCGVQAQVWSAAETAVAVRQTTPDSDSVDRDFAALSLMKTWVMRGTLHLLRPGEAGAYLSLMETTGFWRKPSWQRVSGVTPQQIDELTEKVAVVLDGAVLTRDQLVTRIAADKRFAGMEDRLRSGWGQVLKPLAWRGVLCHGPNQGNKITFTRPASQYPNWGKIPEPEEAAPTVIAAYLGAYGPATPEVFDRWLSLNSTSRPRLRQWFADLGDTLTEVDVEGRKALMLTEHVEELADIDVYKGVRLLGGFDQYVLGPGTNDEALVPKEHRSAVSRTSGWISPIVVVNGRVAGVWNKVDGELVVSAFPGSGRLPRKELEKEAAHVARAIGPSPLTVRVA, from the coding sequence GTGAAGGTCAGCTGGGGGCAGGTCTTCGCGTGGCGGATGCGACGGCAGTACCTGGACCCGCGCACCACGCGCACCGCGGCCGAGATCGTCAGCCGGCTGTGCGGTGTGCAGGCGCAGGTCTGGAGCGCCGCCGAGACGGCCGTCGCCGTGCGGCAAACGACACCCGACAGCGACAGCGTCGACCGGGACTTCGCCGCTCTCTCGTTGATGAAGACCTGGGTGATGCGCGGGACCCTGCATCTGCTGAGACCGGGTGAGGCGGGCGCCTACCTGTCACTCATGGAGACCACGGGATTCTGGCGCAAGCCCTCGTGGCAGCGGGTCTCCGGCGTCACCCCGCAACAGATCGACGAGCTGACCGAGAAGGTGGCGGTCGTCCTGGACGGCGCGGTGCTGACCCGCGACCAGCTGGTCACGCGGATCGCGGCGGACAAACGATTCGCCGGCATGGAGGACCGGCTGCGGTCGGGATGGGGCCAGGTGCTCAAGCCGTTGGCGTGGCGTGGCGTCCTGTGCCACGGCCCGAACCAGGGCAACAAGATCACGTTCACGCGTCCGGCGAGTCAGTACCCGAACTGGGGGAAGATACCGGAGCCCGAGGAGGCCGCACCCACGGTCATCGCGGCGTACCTCGGCGCGTACGGTCCCGCCACCCCCGAGGTGTTCGACCGCTGGCTGTCGCTCAACAGCACGAGCCGGCCGAGACTGCGCCAGTGGTTCGCGGACCTGGGCGACACGCTGACCGAGGTCGACGTCGAGGGACGCAAGGCGTTGATGCTGACCGAACACGTCGAGGAACTCGCCGACATCGACGTATACAAAGGTGTCCGACTGCTCGGTGGTTTCGACCAATACGTTCTCGGTCCGGGGACCAACGACGAGGCCCTGGTCCCGAAAGAGCACCGCTCCGCGGTGAGCCGGACCTCCGGGTGGATATCCCCGATCGTCGTGGTGAACGGCCGGGTCGCCGGAGTGTGGAACAAGGTCGACGGCGAACTGGTCGTGTCTGCGTTCCCCGGCAGCGGGCGCCTACCGCGGAAGGAGCTCGAGAAGGAGGCGGCACATGTCGCGCGCGCGATCGGACCGAGCCCGCTGACCGTGCGCGTCGCCTGA
- a CDS encoding CGNR zinc finger domain-containing protein — MRAHATGRRLHDPKGGSFWYDAGAVCLDFAHTGGEGQYSVFETLHEPADLAEWLAQPPLAAVMTVPMTVGDLTAAKALRQAIWETAHARAADRDLPAGAVATINATATAPPLVPELATDGTSAGWAPPVWAAQVLSTLAREMIDLLSGPLSGRIRECASDNCPLVFVDSSRPGARRWCSMERCGNRHKLRALRARRGTDPVREEEDA; from the coding sequence ATGCGCGCGCACGCAACCGGCCGGCGGCTCCACGACCCCAAGGGAGGGTCGTTCTGGTACGACGCCGGCGCCGTCTGCCTGGACTTCGCGCACACCGGAGGTGAAGGGCAGTACTCGGTGTTCGAGACCCTCCACGAGCCGGCCGACCTCGCCGAGTGGCTGGCCCAGCCACCACTGGCCGCGGTCATGACCGTCCCCATGACAGTCGGTGACCTGACCGCGGCGAAGGCACTGCGCCAGGCCATCTGGGAAACCGCACACGCCAGGGCAGCCGACCGCGACCTCCCCGCCGGGGCGGTCGCGACCATCAACGCGACCGCGACCGCGCCGCCCCTGGTCCCCGAGCTCGCCACCGACGGCACCTCCGCGGGATGGGCACCACCGGTCTGGGCGGCCCAGGTGCTGTCGACCCTGGCCCGGGAGATGATCGACCTGCTGTCCGGGCCGCTGTCCGGACGCATCCGCGAATGCGCCAGCGATAACTGCCCGCTGGTGTTCGTCGACTCGTCCCGCCCCGGCGCCCGACGCTGGTGCTCCATGGAACGCTGCGGCAACCGTCACAAGCTCCGGGCCCTGCGCGCCCGACGCGGCACCGACCCCGTGCGAGAAGAGGAGGACGCGTGA
- a CDS encoding RidA family protein, with protein sequence MGIRHINPDGLHRSPAFSQAVVVEQPAKTIYIGGQNGVDADGKVVGPTLREQAVQAFRNLATILESEGASLSNIVHWTIAVVEGQSVGEGVAAFQQVWNPADPPPAITVHIVAALGPGVLVEIDAVAAV encoded by the coding sequence ATGGGTATCCGGCACATCAACCCCGACGGGCTGCACCGCAGCCCCGCCTTCAGCCAGGCCGTCGTGGTCGAGCAACCCGCGAAGACGATCTACATCGGCGGCCAGAACGGCGTCGACGCCGACGGCAAGGTCGTCGGCCCCACGCTCCGGGAGCAGGCCGTGCAGGCGTTCCGCAACCTCGCGACCATCCTGGAGAGCGAGGGGGCGAGCCTGTCGAACATCGTCCACTGGACCATCGCGGTGGTGGAGGGCCAGTCGGTCGGCGAGGGCGTGGCCGCCTTCCAGCAGGTGTGGAACCCGGCCGACCCGCCGCCGGCCATCACCGTGCACATCGTCGCCGCCCTGGGTCCCGGCGTCCTCGTCGAGATCGACGCCGTCGCCGCCGTGTGA
- a CDS encoding multicopper oxidase family protein, translated as MTHGKREWFPAHEKAPRLSRRGVLIGLGGLAVGGALAGSALRYAPNASAAATGTLNIPTLLTPTDDDGVDVYSLTMQTGTAQLRTGLTSSTAGFNGSYLGPVIKVDNGDRVRMEVTNNIGAETTVHWHGAHIPPSVDGGPQNIIAAGTTWSPEFDINQEACTLWFHPHGLTTTAAQVALGLAGMILVDDDSDGAAALPNDYGVNQFPLIVQSVPVNSSGVIQSTTAGLQSTATTFPLIVNGANVASATPTLNVDENRVRFHVLNGSITDIITVSRSDGGTMTQVATDAALLPSPTSVTSVRLVAGERAEIVLDLSGTVTLQATVTAGGARGGSGTSSILTITTADTTTRDALPSTLNTIAALDTTGATTRTMALSNTGNTMFINGISGTTMEVMEENMIMTTLDAVEVWTITNATNLLHSFHLHDVPFQVLAVNGSAPTGTLSGTWRDTIEIPAQSTRQIAMKFTDYADDTYGYMLHCHNAIHEDEGMMLMLMVM; from the coding sequence ATGACTCATGGAAAGCGGGAGTGGTTTCCCGCTCACGAGAAGGCGCCGAGGCTGTCCCGGCGCGGGGTCCTCATCGGACTCGGCGGGCTGGCCGTCGGCGGCGCGCTGGCCGGCTCCGCGTTGCGCTACGCCCCGAACGCGTCGGCCGCCGCTACCGGCACCCTGAACATCCCTACGCTGCTCACCCCAACGGACGACGACGGCGTCGACGTCTACTCGCTGACCATGCAGACCGGCACGGCGCAGCTGCGTACCGGCCTGACCAGCAGCACCGCGGGCTTCAACGGGTCGTACCTCGGGCCGGTCATCAAGGTCGACAACGGCGACCGGGTACGGATGGAGGTCACCAACAACATCGGCGCGGAAACCACCGTCCACTGGCACGGCGCGCACATACCGCCCTCAGTGGACGGTGGCCCGCAGAACATCATCGCCGCGGGTACGACCTGGAGCCCCGAGTTCGACATCAACCAGGAGGCGTGCACCCTCTGGTTCCACCCGCACGGGCTGACCACCACCGCCGCGCAGGTCGCCCTCGGGTTGGCCGGAATGATCCTGGTCGACGACGACTCCGACGGGGCGGCCGCCCTGCCGAACGACTACGGGGTAAACCAGTTCCCGCTGATCGTGCAGTCGGTCCCGGTCAACTCCAGCGGCGTCATCCAGAGCACGACCGCCGGCCTCCAGTCCACGGCCACGACGTTCCCGCTGATCGTCAACGGCGCCAACGTGGCCAGCGCGACGCCCACCCTCAACGTGGACGAGAACAGGGTCCGCTTCCACGTCCTCAACGGCTCGATCACCGACATCATCACCGTCTCGCGTTCCGATGGCGGCACGATGACCCAGGTGGCCACGGACGCCGCGCTGCTTCCGTCGCCCACGTCGGTGACGAGCGTCCGTCTCGTCGCCGGTGAACGCGCCGAGATCGTGCTCGACCTCAGCGGGACCGTCACCCTCCAGGCCACGGTCACGGCCGGCGGTGCCCGCGGCGGCAGCGGCACCTCGTCGATCCTCACCATCACGACCGCCGACACGACGACCCGCGACGCCCTGCCGAGCACGCTCAACACCATCGCCGCCCTCGACACCACCGGCGCGACGACCCGCACGATGGCGCTGTCCAACACCGGCAACACCATGTTCATCAACGGGATCTCCGGTACAACGATGGAGGTGATGGAAGAGAACATGATCATGACGACGCTCGACGCGGTGGAGGTTTGGACGATCACGAACGCGACCAACCTGCTGCACTCGTTCCACCTGCACGACGTCCCATTCCAGGTGCTCGCCGTCAACGGCTCCGCGCCGACCGGCACGCTGAGCGGCACCTGGCGGGACACCATCGAGATCCCGGCCCAGTCCACCCGGCAGATCGCCATGAAGTTCACCGACTACGCCGACGACACGTACGGCTACATGCTGCACTGCCACAACGCCATCCATGAGGACGAGGGCATGATGCTCATGCTCATGGTCATGTAG